The DNA window ATCATGCTGTCGTCGGGTAAAAGATCGACGCTGGCATAAGCGGGATATTCGTTGAAGCCCTGAAAGGCATACGGGAAACGGTCGGTCAGGATGGCCTGAGTGCGTTCGCGCGCATAGCCCTGTACCGTGCCCCGATTGTTGAAATAAACGCCGCGCAGTTCATCGATCCCATGGCAATGATCGGCATGCTCATGCGTCCAGATCACCGCGTCGAGCGTCGCCACATTCGCATCCAGCAGTTGCTCACGGCAGTCCGGCCCTGTGTCGACGATGATGTTCTTACCGTCATGCTCGATCAAGATCGAGGCACGTCGGCGCCGGTTACGCGGATCACCGGGATCGCAATCGCCCCAATCATTGCCGATCCGCGGAACACCCGAACTGGTCCCGCTGCCAAGAACCCGCAGCTTCACTGGACCGCCTTCGAAAAGAGCGTGTAGAAATTCTCCGTCGTGCTTTCGCCGAGCTGTTCGATCGGGACGCCGCGAAGCTCTGCAACATAGGCCGCCGTATCAACAACGAACGCGGGTTCGCAGGGTTTGCCGCGATGCGGAACGGGCGCCAGAAACGGGCTGTCGGTTTCGACAAGTAGCCTGTCCTTTGGAACTTTGGCTGCTACTTCTTTCAATTCCCTGGCATTCTTGAACGTCACGATACCGGAAATCGAAATGTAGAGGCCTAGGTTCAGCACCTTCTTCGCGAAATCGGCGCTGGCGGTGAAGCAATGGATCAAGGCCGGAAAAGCCCCCTTCCCCATCTCCTCCTGCAGGATTTGAAAGGTATCGGCCTCGGCCTCGCGGGTGTGGATGATCAGCGGCAGTCCGGTTTCGCGGCTCGCCGCTACATGCGCGCGAAAGCCGCGCCGCTGCTGATCGCGGTCGCTATGGTCATAATAATAATCGAGACCGCTTTCGCCGATGCCGATCACGCGGGCGCGCTCAGCGGCTGCTACCAGCTTGGCGGTGTCCATTTCGGGGTGGGCATCCGCCTCGTGCGGATGAATGCCGATCGAGGCCCAGACGTCAGACTCGCGTTCGGCGGTCGCCACCACATCGTCCCATTCGCTTTCGCGGGTCGATATATTGAGCATGGCGGAAACGCCGCGTGCACGAGCGGCCGCGAGCACTTCCTGCTGCCGATCGACCAGCCCGTCATAATTTAGATGGCAGTGGCTATCGACCAGCATCGGTCGCCTCCAATTCCAATCGCGGAAAAATGCCCTCGGGTTTGCCAAGCGGCGCACCGGCGGCGCGTGCCTGGTACCAATTCTGATCAGCGATATCGCGCCAGTTGCGGGCTTCGATACCCATTTGATCGAGCAGCTTCTGGGCTGCATCCGGAACGATCGGAGCAATCGCTATCGCCAGCGTGCGGATGCAAATGAAAAGCTGGCTCAAAACCGCCGCCATCCGTTCGGGATCGGTTTTCTTGAGTGTCCAGGGCGCTTGCTCATCGACATATTGATTGCACGCGAACACCGCCCGGATCCACGCCTCGAGACCGTGCGAGAACGTAAAGCGCTCGAATGCCTCCGGCAGTTCCTCACCGCACGCATTCTGGACGAGCGCCTGAAGCTCACGATCAGCTTCTGTCGGCTCCCATCCAGTAGCTAGTTTGCCATCCAGGTTCTTGTGGATCATCGACAATGTCCGCTGCGCGAGATTGCCGAAGCTGTTTGCGAGGTCAGCATTTGCGCGGGTCACGATGGCCTCATCCGAAATGCTGCCGTCCTGCCCGAAACTGACGTCCCGCATCAGGAAATAGCGAATGGCGTCCGATCCGAAGCGATCTGCCAACGCGATGGGATCGGTGACATTGCCGAGCGATTTGGATTCCTTCTGCCCGCGATTGAGGATGAACCCATGAGCGTGCACCTGATGCGGCAACTCGATCCCCGCGCTCAGCAGGAACGCCGGCCAGTAAACCGCATGAAAGCGCACGATGTCCTTGCCGATCAGGTGGACATTCGCGGGCCAGAATTTTTCGACCAGTGCATCCTTGTCGTCCGGAAAGCCAAGGCCGCTCAAATAATTGGTGAGCGCATCGATCCAGACATACATCACATGATCCGGATCATCCGGCACCGGCACGCCCCAATCGAAACTGGTGCGAGAGATAGATAGGTCGTTGAGGCCACCTTCGACAAAGCGGATGACCTCGTTGCGGCGGCTATCAGGCTGAATGAACTCCGGATGGTCCGCATACAGTGCCAGCAGACGCTCTTGATAGGCTGAAAGACGGAAGAACCAGCTTTCCTCGACCGTCCATTCCACCGGCGTTCCCTGCGGGGAGAGCTTCGCGCCCCCTTCCCCGTCCAGCAGTTCGCCCTCCGCATAATAAGCTTCGTCGCGAACCGAATACCATCCTTCGTAGCGGTCCCGATACAGATCGCCGCTCGCTTCCATACGCTTCCAGATTTCCTGCGCGGCGATGTGGTTGGCGTCCTCGCTCGTGCTGATAAACCGATCATAGCTGATCCGGTAGCGCTCACACAGCTCAGTGAAGTGGGGCGTCATCTGTGCCGCGAATTCGGACGGATCGAGGCCCTTTTCGCGCGCGGTCTTCACCATCTTCAGGCCATGGACGTCGACGCCGGTCTGGAAACGGACCTCGCGTCCCTGGGAGCGGCGGAAACGGGCGATGACGTCGGCCGCAATCCCTTCATAGGCGTGGCCGATATGCGGCTTGCCATTGGGATAATTGATCGCGGTGGTGACGTAGAATGGGCTGGTGTCGGTCATTGCCGTGCATCCCTATGGGCAGAGAGGCCTGCCAGCAACCGCGCCATGCGAAAAACCACACTCTGCTTGTCCAGCGTAAGCGGGACAGCGCGTGCGGCAAGGTCGCTGGCCTCACGCCAGGCATCAATTACTGGGGCCACATTGGCGGGGGGGGTCTCGCGCGCGATGGCTGCGAAATAAGCAGGCGCCTGCTCCAGAAAGGCGAGATATCGCTCATTCGCGGCTTTCAGCGAAAGCTTTTGCGCAAGTCCGGATCCCAGGCTGCCGCTGCGATCGCCCTCGCGGTAAATCTGCGACAGCTGCCGGTCGAGCGCACCCAAGTCGAGCCCGTGCATGGCAATCGCGCGGCCCGGTGATCCTTCCGCGGCGAGGATCAGCGCCGCAAGGTCCTGGTCCGGCAGATCGGGCAGCGCAGAACGCAGGAAAGCATCCATCTGTTCATCGCTCAAGGGGTCGAAACGCTGAACCCGGCAGCGCGAACGAATTGTCGGAAGCAGTCGCTGCGGTGCATGTGAAACTAGGAAAAACACAGTGTTTTCCGGTGGTTCTTCCAAGTTTTTCAGAAGCGCGTTGGCACCGCTGCGCTCCAGATCATCAGCGGCATCCACTATGATGACACGCCGCGGCGCGATCGACGTCTTACCGCCGAGCAATGGCTGCAGCGATCGCACCTGATCGACGCTGATATTGCGCTTGAGATCCGCCTCATCGCTGACATCTTCCGGATCGAGCCCGTCCTTCTTGGGCAAGCGCTGCAAAATCTTAAGGTCGGGGTGCGATCCGGCGCGGATCAACGCAGCTGCCTGGCCTTCTTGGGAAGCGGAAAAACCTTCGAATCCATCATTATCGCTCAGAAGCAACCGCGCGGCGCGTAGCGCGAAACTGGCTTTGCCCATGCCCTTAGGCCCGCTCAGAAGCCAGGCGTGGTGAAGCCGTCCTTCGTCCAAACCGGCGAGAACCGCCGCTTCCGCGCGATCATGTCCGATGAAGTTCGCCATCACGTCACGAGATATAGTCGCCGAGCGCCGAAACCAAAGCGCGGGTGACCTCTTCCGGCGGCCCGCTTGCTTCAATTCGACGAAAGCGATCCGGTTCGGCCGCAGCGTAGCGGCGGAACGCGCCGGCGACATCGGCATGGAACTGCTCGTCCCGCCCGCCGATGCGATCGCCCGCCCCGCCATCGCGACGATGGGCGCGTCGTCCTGCCTCGCCCCCTGGCAGTTCCAGCAACAAAACGCGATCGGGCAATAATCCGTCGCTGCCAATGCGGTGCAAGGTCATCAAATCATCGTCCGGCAGTCCGCTGGCCGATTGATAGGCACGCGAGCTGTCGACATAACGGTCGCTCAAGACCCATTGGCCCTGTTCGATTGCCGGGCGGATCAGCTTGGCGACATGATCGGCACGCGCCGCGGCAAATAGTAATGCCTCGCTCTCCGGCGTCCAGCGATCTGCCGCTCCTTCCAGCAGCAAATTGCGGATCGCCTCGGCCCCCACCGTTCCGCCGGGCTCGCGTGTGGTAACCACATCGATGCCGCGGCGCGAAAGGTCGGCGGCCAGCGCCTTCACCTGCGTGGACTTGCCGGTCCCCTCGCCCCCCTCCAGTGCGATGAAACGGCCCCGTTCCATCAGGCGAAAAGCGACAGGAAGCCGTTCCAGATGCGGGAAAAAATGCCGGCCTCGCCGACATCCTCGCCCGCCACCAGCGGCATTTGTTGGGTCGATCCGTCCGCCGTGGTCACGATCAGGTCCGCCACCTTGTCGCCCTTCGCGATCGGCGCGGTGAGCGGCCCCTCATAGCGCACCGCGACTTTGTAATCGCCGCCCTGCGTCGCCGGCAGCGTCACGGCCAGATCGCGCGGTGCAACAAGCGGAACGCTGCGAGAGCCGCCCTGTTGCACCTTCGCTTCAATGACTTCCGTACCCTTTTTATAGAGGGGCTTAGTCGTCCATGCACCGAAGCCCCAGTTCATGAAGGCAACGGATTCCTTGATACGGTTGTTATAGGTGTCGAGTCCGGCGACGACCGCCACCAAGCGGCGGCCATTCTGTTCGGCCGATCCGGTAAATCCATAGCCGGCCTCTTCAGTGTGGCCGGTCTTGAGCCCGTCGGCACCTTGCACCTTGCCGATCAGCGGATTGCGGTTGGGCTGTTTAATCCCCTGCCAGGTGAAGTTATGCTGCCCGTAATATTCTTCGTAGAGTTTCGGATGTTCCTCGATCGTCGCCTTGGCTAGCGTGGCCAGGTCTTTCGCGGTCACATAGGTTACGCCTTCGTCGGGCCAGCCGTTCGTATTGCCGAAATGGCTGTTGCTCATACCGATCTTGCGAGCCTTCTCGTTCATCATACCGACGAACGCCTGCTCCGAGCCGGCAAGCCCCTTGGCCAGAACCACGGTGGCGTCATTGCCCGAAAGCGTCACGATGCCGTGCAGCAGATTGCGCACCGAAACCTGTTCGTTGACGCCAAGAAACATGGACGATCCACGATTATTCCATTCGCGCCAGGAATCCTCGCCGACCAGAATTTTCTTGTCGGCGTTCACCTTGCCGCTGTCGATCAGATCGAAAGCG is part of the Novosphingopyxis iocasae genome and encodes:
- a CDS encoding AAA family ATPase, translated to MANFIGHDRAEAAVLAGLDEGRLHHAWLLSGPKGMGKASFALRAARLLLSDNDGFEGFSASQEGQAAALIRAGSHPDLKILQRLPKKDGLDPEDVSDEADLKRNISVDQVRSLQPLLGGKTSIAPRRVIIVDAADDLERSGANALLKNLEEPPENTVFFLVSHAPQRLLPTIRSRCRVQRFDPLSDEQMDAFLRSALPDLPDQDLAALILAAEGSPGRAIAMHGLDLGALDRQLSQIYREGDRSGSLGSGLAQKLSLKAANERYLAFLEQAPAYFAAIARETPPANVAPVIDAWREASDLAARAVPLTLDKQSVVFRMARLLAGLSAHRDARQ
- a CDS encoding MBL fold metallo-hydrolase, which produces MKLRVLGSGTSSGVPRIGNDWGDCDPGDPRNRRRRASILIEHDGKNIIVDTGPDCREQLLDANVATLDAVIWTHEHADHCHGIDELRGVYFNNRGTVQGYARERTQAILTDRFPYAFQGFNEYPAYASVDLLPDDSMIAGVRVRVVDLPHGPISSAAMRFDIGDVAMAYATDFNVLTDEARKLFKGVDLWVVDSVRRRPHPTHPHLAQVLRWIDDLGVKQAALTHLDQSMDYVTLKAELPEHVEPAYDGLEFVW
- a CDS encoding TatD family hydrolase, giving the protein MLVDSHCHLNYDGLVDRQQEVLAAARARGVSAMLNISTRESEWDDVVATAERESDVWASIGIHPHEADAHPEMDTAKLVAAAERARVIGIGESGLDYYYDHSDRDQQRRGFRAHVAASRETGLPLIIHTREAEADTFQILQEEMGKGAFPALIHCFTASADFAKKVLNLGLYISISGIVTFKNARELKEVAAKVPKDRLLVETDSPFLAPVPHRGKPCEPAFVVDTAAYVAELRGVPIEQLGESTTENFYTLFSKAVQ
- the tmk gene encoding dTMP kinase codes for the protein MERGRFIALEGGEGTGKSTQVKALAADLSRRGIDVVTTREPGGTVGAEAIRNLLLEGAADRWTPESEALLFAAARADHVAKLIRPAIEQGQWVLSDRYVDSSRAYQSASGLPDDDLMTLHRIGSDGLLPDRVLLLELPGGEAGRRAHRRDGGAGDRIGGRDEQFHADVAGAFRRYAAAEPDRFRRIEASGPPEEVTRALVSALGDYIS
- a CDS encoding D-alanyl-D-alanine carboxypeptidase family protein gives rise to the protein MRHFLSLAAALTLAVPASAQAPSYDSTAPIAYMVDLSSGAVLYSRAADKRMPPASMAKMMTVLVAFDLIDSGKVNADKKILVGEDSWREWNNRGSSMFLGVNEQVSVRNLLHGIVTLSGNDATVVLAKGLAGSEQAFVGMMNEKARKIGMSNSHFGNTNGWPDEGVTYVTAKDLATLAKATIEEHPKLYEEYYGQHNFTWQGIKQPNRNPLIGKVQGADGLKTGHTEEAGYGFTGSAEQNGRRLVAVVAGLDTYNNRIKESVAFMNWGFGAWTTKPLYKKGTEVIEAKVQQGGSRSVPLVAPRDLAVTLPATQGGDYKVAVRYEGPLTAPIAKGDKVADLIVTTADGSTQQMPLVAGEDVGEAGIFSRIWNGFLSLFA
- the metG gene encoding methionine--tRNA ligase — its product is MTDTSPFYVTTAINYPNGKPHIGHAYEGIAADVIARFRRSQGREVRFQTGVDVHGLKMVKTAREKGLDPSEFAAQMTPHFTELCERYRISYDRFISTSEDANHIAAQEIWKRMEASGDLYRDRYEGWYSVRDEAYYAEGELLDGEGGAKLSPQGTPVEWTVEESWFFRLSAYQERLLALYADHPEFIQPDSRRNEVIRFVEGGLNDLSISRTSFDWGVPVPDDPDHVMYVWIDALTNYLSGLGFPDDKDALVEKFWPANVHLIGKDIVRFHAVYWPAFLLSAGIELPHQVHAHGFILNRGQKESKSLGNVTDPIALADRFGSDAIRYFLMRDVSFGQDGSISDEAIVTRANADLANSFGNLAQRTLSMIHKNLDGKLATGWEPTEADRELQALVQNACGEELPEAFERFTFSHGLEAWIRAVFACNQYVDEQAPWTLKKTDPERMAAVLSQLFICIRTLAIAIAPIVPDAAQKLLDQMGIEARNWRDIADQNWYQARAAGAPLGKPEGIFPRLELEATDAGR